A genomic stretch from Telmatocola sphagniphila includes:
- a CDS encoding DUF1559 family PulG-like putative transporter — protein sequence MFKLQKYRTGFTLIELLVVIAIIAVLIGLLLPAVQKVREAAARMSCTNNLKQLGLAAHNFASTFGFLPSEYVPNPGQPPISGNYPYPYQDWHVQLMFYIEQQNEVTNVNGVLTPVNAATDTLKLFICPSRGKRPGQASPNSPGTSPPYGGISDYGYYVLVPWNTPGAQCILWSPYGVDLGQISNANGTSNTALLSHLGVNPTEYGYGPTTWFNCNNATGGASVPDNQVPLGAYLVPNSYSPPDLSSPHPGVNLVTFADGHVQSITHDWLTQYQNQVWSWTNSTPLVFP from the coding sequence ATGTTTAAACTTCAAAAATATCGAACGGGTTTTACACTCATTGAATTGCTGGTGGTGATAGCCATCATCGCCGTACTGATCGGCCTGCTCCTGCCCGCGGTCCAAAAGGTCCGCGAAGCCGCGGCCCGCATGTCCTGCACCAACAACCTCAAACAATTGGGACTGGCGGCGCACAACTTTGCTTCCACCTTCGGCTTTCTACCTTCGGAATACGTGCCCAATCCGGGGCAGCCGCCGATATCCGGGAATTATCCCTATCCCTATCAGGATTGGCACGTCCAGCTGATGTTCTACATCGAACAGCAGAATGAAGTCACTAACGTTAACGGCGTTCTGACGCCGGTGAACGCAGCCACGGACACGTTGAAACTCTTCATCTGTCCCAGCCGGGGGAAGCGACCTGGACAGGCTTCGCCCAACTCGCCAGGGACCAGCCCGCCGTATGGGGGCATCAGCGATTACGGCTACTACGTCCTGGTGCCGTGGAATACTCCTGGAGCCCAGTGCATTCTCTGGAGCCCCTATGGCGTGGATCTTGGACAGATCTCCAATGCCAACGGGACTTCCAACACTGCCCTGCTTTCGCATCTGGGCGTCAATCCGACTGAGTACGGTTACGGCCCGACGACCTGGTTCAACTGCAACAACGCCACGGGGGGTGCCAGCGTGCCGGATAATCAGGTTCCCCTGGGAGCCTATCTGGTGCCGAACAGTTACAGCCCGCCCGATCTCAGTTCCCCGCACCCGGGCGTGAATCTGGTCACTTTTGCCGATGGTCACGTTCAGTCCATCACGCACGATTGGCTGACCCAGTATCAAAATCAGGTCTGGTCCTGGACAAATAGTACGCCCTTAGTCTTCCCGTAG
- a CDS encoding acyltransferase family protein, with protein MSSVHWDRFRNTRTFASLDGLRCFSILGVIAYHTMETGVSQTMIQRGYLGVDMFFVLSGFLIVTLLLREQDRTHTISIGRFYARRALRIFPPYYLLLFLLAILYTFVSKGTPLSKAFFEALPYNLTYTSNWIVMDGMIRIFWSLATEEQFYLVWPFVQKYCGRKMIFGLLAFIIGVSQLMNYRLIDADFRQVFGVGYLDLNILQVTFTPIALGALLANLMHRQEGYRLVYILTGYTGASVIWFVLLIATMNIPAADIGGTLRLTIQLVMTVFLASCVVREDHLLRPLLTLWPIRKLGVISYGVYLYHTLGHHFGLILSRKIGLELPAVVFANTLAISVGLAYLSFVYWEKWFLNLKDRLALSSAPAVEIFGTRTTFGDRLGIPESLESVGLSTETPENKSET; from the coding sequence ATGTCTTCAGTCCATTGGGACCGCTTCCGCAACACCCGTACTTTCGCCTCCCTCGACGGGCTGCGCTGTTTCAGCATTCTCGGCGTGATCGCCTATCACACGATGGAAACTGGCGTCAGCCAGACCATGATCCAGCGCGGCTACCTGGGCGTGGACATGTTCTTTGTGCTGAGCGGTTTTCTCATCGTCACGCTGCTATTGCGCGAACAGGATCGCACCCATACGATTTCCATCGGGCGTTTTTATGCCCGCCGGGCGCTGCGTATTTTCCCGCCCTATTATCTGCTGCTGTTTCTGCTGGCGATTTTGTACACTTTCGTGTCCAAAGGCACCCCGTTGAGTAAGGCCTTCTTCGAAGCCCTGCCCTACAACCTTACGTACACTTCGAACTGGATCGTCATGGACGGGATGATTCGCATCTTCTGGTCTTTAGCGACCGAAGAGCAGTTCTATCTCGTCTGGCCGTTCGTGCAAAAGTACTGCGGCCGAAAAATGATCTTCGGGTTATTGGCGTTCATCATCGGCGTTTCCCAGCTGATGAATTATCGACTGATTGATGCCGATTTTCGCCAGGTCTTCGGCGTCGGCTACCTCGATTTGAACATCCTGCAGGTGACTTTCACGCCGATTGCTCTGGGGGCTTTGCTGGCCAACCTGATGCATCGACAGGAAGGCTATCGGCTCGTCTACATTCTCACCGGTTACACCGGCGCTTCGGTGATCTGGTTCGTCTTGTTGATTGCCACGATGAACATTCCCGCCGCGGACATCGGCGGCACGCTGCGACTGACCATACAGTTGGTCATGACCGTCTTTCTGGCTTCCTGCGTCGTTCGCGAAGATCACCTGCTTCGGCCCCTACTGACCCTCTGGCCGATTCGCAAACTGGGGGTGATCAGCTACGGCGTCTACCTTTATCACACCCTGGGCCATCACTTCGGGCTGATCCTGTCGCGCAAAATCGGTCTGGAGTTGCCCGCCGTGGTCTTTGCCAACACGCTGGCGATCAGCGTGGGGTTGGCTTATCTCAGCTTCGTTTACTGGGAAAAATGGTTCCTCAATCTCAAGGACCGCCTGGCCCTTTCCTCCGCCCCGGCAGTGGAGATTTTCGGAACTCGAACCACTTTTGGCGATCGGCTCGGGATTCCCGAATCTCTCGAATCGGTGGGACTGAGCACCGAAACCCCCGAGAATAAAAGCGAAACCTAG
- a CDS encoding phosphoadenylyl-sulfate reductase: MDSPFITAAEIESANLELTGRSAEEVLRWAVGRFGHKLMMATAFGAEGCCLIHMLAQIDPTIRVINLDTGYQFKETLKLRERLLYTYGVAVEFIRPDTTVEEYERMHGGPLYEHRSDQCCFDRKIVPLRKAVVGYQAWISSIRKDQTADRARADVVQWDPKFGVVKVNPILTWNYKDVWNFIYKNNVPYNPLHDQGYPSIGCWPCTQPVTEGADERSGRWAGMKKKECGLHVVEYQQGSGI, translated from the coding sequence ATGGATTCCCCCTTTATCACGGCAGCGGAAATTGAATCTGCCAACCTGGAACTGACCGGCCGGAGTGCCGAGGAAGTTCTGCGTTGGGCCGTGGGGCGTTTTGGCCATAAGTTGATGATGGCCACGGCTTTCGGTGCGGAAGGATGTTGCCTGATTCACATGCTGGCCCAGATCGATCCGACCATTCGCGTGATAAATCTGGATACTGGATACCAATTTAAGGAGACCCTGAAGCTCCGGGAACGCTTACTTTATACCTACGGCGTGGCAGTCGAGTTCATCCGGCCCGACACAACGGTCGAAGAATACGAGAGAATGCACGGCGGGCCGCTCTACGAACATCGTTCGGACCAATGCTGTTTTGACCGAAAAATCGTACCATTGCGTAAGGCGGTCGTCGGCTATCAGGCGTGGATCAGTTCGATTCGCAAGGATCAGACTGCGGATCGCGCCCGGGCCGATGTCGTGCAGTGGGATCCGAAGTTCGGGGTCGTCAAAGTGAATCCGATCCTCACTTGGAACTATAAGGACGTCTGGAACTTCATTTACAAAAATAACGTTCCCTACAATCCTCTGCACGATCAGGGTTATCCCAGTATCGGATGCTGGCCCTGCACTCAACCGGTGACTGAGGGCGCGGACGAACGGTCTGGGCGCTGGGCCGGGATGAAGAAAAAAGAGTGCGGCCTGCACGTGGTCGAGTATCAGCAAGGATCGGGAATTTAA
- a CDS encoding RrF2 family transcriptional regulator, whose protein sequence is MRASFFSMKAEYACEAMMELAARHRDPTPIRLKTIADAHGIPKRFLVQILIQLKTGGLVESTRGSSGGYQLARDPDQISLADIIGVIERTEPAENSLDRNRSENSCKRVIHSLWNEITEAQQAILERTTLAELISRARAQDSLMYSI, encoded by the coding sequence ATGCGCGCATCTTTCTTCTCGATGAAAGCCGAATACGCCTGCGAGGCGATGATGGAGCTGGCGGCGCGGCATCGCGACCCGACCCCCATCCGGCTTAAGACCATCGCCGATGCGCACGGGATCCCCAAACGCTTTCTGGTGCAGATCCTGATTCAACTGAAAACCGGCGGCCTGGTCGAAAGCACCCGCGGTTCTTCCGGCGGCTATCAGCTGGCCCGCGATCCCGATCAGATTTCGCTGGCCGATATTATCGGGGTCATTGAGCGGACCGAGCCGGCCGAGAACAGTCTGGACCGAAACCGTTCCGAAAATTCCTGCAAGCGCGTGATCCATTCTCTCTGGAATGAAATCACCGAAGCGCAGCAGGCCATCCTGGAGCGAACCACCCTGGCGGAATTGATCAGCCGGGCCCGCGCTCAGGATTCCTTGATGTATTCGATTTAA
- a CDS encoding nucleotidyl transferase family protein: MPDLIAPHGGLSKPIDRRLTNPECPYKEWAAGTEAQSLKLNGSTLPTLKVSDADLSTLYRIADGGLSPLTGSMTSEEYNRVLEEEVIVRQGKKYAWTIPLAFPATEEEAKSLTPGKPAALLNKEGKLVGLIEVKEVYPWDKKKYNASVYATERNDHPGARIANEDLRTFLVGGDIWAYPQPKHPAYGDVVLSPEETRKLFSAKGWERVVAFQTRNPLHRAHEYALVVGAETLARLGHKAGAVLNPLIGETKGDDVDAVTRMATYRALIERKALGEGDTDTDLWNKLGRKFTDNLILLGLDIKMFYAGPKEAVMHGIYRQNFGFTDIIIGRKHADAPYDDGKDIWDGLAAQRKFDTLKGELLIQPVKVGFAAFFEELGRVGLVDEYGPKGYKTVSISGRDLREQLRGGKLPDPRIMRPETAQILIERMKG, from the coding sequence ATGCCGGATTTGATAGCGCCCCACGGGGGATTGAGCAAACCCATCGATCGCCGATTGACCAACCCCGAATGCCCGTATAAGGAATGGGCCGCCGGGACCGAGGCGCAATCCCTGAAGTTGAACGGCAGCACTCTGCCGACACTTAAAGTCAGCGATGCCGATCTTTCCACGCTCTATCGCATTGCCGACGGCGGACTCTCGCCGCTGACCGGTTCGATGACTTCCGAGGAATACAATCGCGTTCTCGAAGAAGAGGTGATCGTTCGCCAGGGCAAGAAATATGCCTGGACGATTCCCCTCGCTTTCCCGGCCACCGAAGAAGAAGCCAAGAGTCTGACCCCCGGCAAACCAGCCGCTCTCCTCAACAAAGAGGGCAAACTGGTCGGCCTGATTGAAGTTAAAGAAGTCTATCCCTGGGACAAGAAGAAATATAACGCTTCGGTTTATGCCACTGAGCGGAACGATCATCCTGGCGCCCGCATCGCCAATGAAGATCTCCGCACTTTCTTAGTCGGCGGCGATATCTGGGCCTATCCGCAACCCAAGCATCCTGCTTACGGAGACGTGGTTCTCTCTCCGGAAGAGACGCGCAAACTGTTCTCGGCCAAGGGTTGGGAGCGGGTGGTCGCTTTCCAGACCCGCAATCCCCTGCATCGGGCGCACGAATACGCGCTGGTCGTCGGCGCGGAAACGCTGGCTCGATTGGGCCACAAGGCCGGGGCCGTGTTGAATCCGCTGATCGGCGAAACCAAGGGAGACGATGTGGACGCCGTCACGCGCATGGCGACTTATCGCGCTCTGATCGAGCGTAAAGCACTCGGCGAAGGGGATACCGATACGGATCTGTGGAACAAGCTGGGCCGCAAGTTCACCGACAATCTGATTCTGCTCGGTTTGGATATCAAGATGTTCTATGCCGGGCCGAAAGAGGCGGTGATGCACGGCATCTATCGGCAGAACTTCGGGTTCACCGATATCATTATTGGTCGTAAGCACGCCGATGCGCCGTACGACGACGGCAAGGATATCTGGGACGGCCTGGCCGCGCAGCGCAAGTTCGACACGCTCAAGGGCGAGCTGTTGATTCAGCCGGTCAAAGTCGGTTTCGCGGCGTTCTTCGAGGAGTTGGGCCGGGTGGGTCTGGTTGACGAGTACGGCCCAAAGGGCTACAAGACGGTGAGCATCAGCGGCCGGGATCTGCGGGAGCAACTCCGCGGCGGCAAGCTGCCCGACCCGCGCATCATGCGTCCCGAAACGGCCCAGATTCTGATTGAGAGGATGAAGGGGTGA
- a CDS encoding DUF6891 domain-containing protein produces MSQKDEWNDKARDDMRATLRWFVLGEVRLSRYDHNAILEACRDIYLQDQCPDNEQDSFILFAANELKRAEAQLAAEQSLWPSETDCDRLDRVEATLRERGILLWQVSPCCDSCTLGEFSNRIDVIDHRHPGFQDRIRGYAFFIDQNMAEKLSENTKLSVYMGYGWLSADGSEVAQEVYNENALGIAREICECLQDEGFGYDWNGTLGCTIRVLVNWQRRTLLV; encoded by the coding sequence ATGAGTCAGAAGGACGAATGGAACGACAAGGCGCGCGACGATATGCGGGCAACGCTTCGGTGGTTCGTTCTTGGTGAAGTTCGGCTGTCGAGGTACGACCACAATGCCATTCTTGAAGCATGCCGCGATATATACCTCCAGGACCAATGTCCTGATAACGAACAAGATTCTTTCATTCTATTTGCGGCCAATGAGCTCAAACGGGCCGAAGCCCAGCTCGCGGCTGAACAGTCCTTATGGCCTTCAGAGACAGACTGCGATCGTCTGGATCGAGTGGAAGCGACCTTACGCGAACGAGGCATTTTACTGTGGCAAGTTTCACCCTGCTGCGACTCATGCACACTGGGCGAATTTTCAAATCGGATCGATGTAATCGATCATCGTCATCCCGGGTTCCAGGACCGGATTCGTGGCTATGCATTTTTCATCGATCAGAATATGGCCGAAAAGTTGTCGGAAAACACGAAACTGTCAGTCTACATGGGTTACGGTTGGCTCTCGGCAGACGGGTCCGAAGTCGCTCAAGAAGTCTACAACGAGAATGCACTCGGCATCGCTCGCGAGATCTGCGAATGCCTGCAAGACGAAGGCTTTGGCTATGACTGGAATGGAACACTCGGGTGCACAATTCGCGTTTTAGTGAACTGGCAACGACGCACCCTGCTCGTCTAA
- a CDS encoding HNH endonuclease produces the protein MGTSAAEKRQKLFEVNSAGMAALGMGEPDTFVCPLCVKVFTKDDLKPIGTPKVPEFRLTLAHIIPEALGGRLCTLACKDCNNGVGKALEAALKEQFVVEDAVKGTGKLRARLAGDFGNVGVEVSFPGDGGQPWQLEPVARISNPVHAASLDKMLEGTEANPQAGPRSELKFEYKHQPGVVGAALYHVAYLMMFHYFGYPFVASPLGHQLRAQFREPDKDILPRYFPVPPEDWVAANVDAARKHAVVLIQEPYIGIHIMMRFHPDKGLPRVIGVALSDLDGMSWPTGPVGLVRGAIVRIKTDGEELPPWVPRTRAVE, from the coding sequence GTGGGAACGAGCGCAGCAGAAAAACGCCAGAAACTCTTCGAGGTCAACAGCGCCGGCATGGCCGCTCTCGGCATGGGCGAGCCGGACACATTCGTCTGCCCTCTCTGCGTGAAGGTGTTCACGAAGGACGACCTGAAGCCGATAGGCACCCCGAAGGTGCCGGAGTTTCGGTTGACCCTGGCTCACATTATCCCCGAGGCGCTCGGCGGAAGGCTCTGCACGCTCGCCTGCAAGGACTGCAACAACGGCGTGGGAAAGGCACTCGAAGCCGCGCTGAAGGAGCAGTTCGTCGTTGAAGACGCGGTCAAGGGCACAGGCAAGTTGAGGGCGCGACTCGCCGGCGACTTCGGGAACGTGGGCGTCGAGGTCAGCTTCCCCGGCGACGGCGGCCAGCCCTGGCAACTGGAACCCGTGGCGAGAATCTCCAACCCGGTGCATGCGGCGTCGCTGGACAAGATGCTGGAGGGTACCGAGGCGAACCCGCAGGCGGGGCCGCGCAGTGAACTGAAGTTCGAGTACAAGCATCAGCCCGGCGTCGTCGGGGCGGCGCTGTACCACGTCGCCTACCTAATGATGTTCCACTATTTCGGCTATCCGTTCGTCGCGAGCCCGCTCGGGCATCAGCTGCGGGCGCAGTTCCGCGAGCCCGACAAGGACATCCTTCCCCGGTACTTCCCTGTACCGCCGGAGGACTGGGTCGCGGCCAACGTGGACGCCGCGCGAAAGCACGCCGTTGTGCTGATTCAGGAGCCGTACATCGGCATCCACATCATGATGCGCTTCCATCCCGACAAGGGGCTGCCCCGTGTTATCGGGGTTGCCCTATCCGACCTGGACGGGATGTCGTGGCCGACCGGCCCCGTAGGACTCGTTCGCGGGGCCATCGTCCGCATCAAGACCGATGGGGAGGAACTCCCGCCGTGGGTGCCACGGACGCGTGCGGTGGAGTAA
- a CDS encoding DUF2934 domain-containing protein encodes MTPMSYPELGTRTAEIRQRLAAADAVLNPGEGLAQALTQAEVVARTNGPVRGTPQHEFLANARACTAMWDLAGMLRTCATRALDMTAHLRNITTGTVDFGVPAAPNSQSHYFKDFQLELYVAAQCITDNVPHVALNPVPNAPDGDLYLETLRCEIKHPNSLGQLSDYLKKFNKALQDRNLYGVFVTGIEDMFSVFPPEMFPDDAAFQAWLTQKRQEADFYARTFFRMAAGRDRILATVQLWSFWYQAGGAVSLHREGNAIVFDHRAGIPAQQQQDAERIARVFNPHFRRWTQIETAVQNLISDSERTRLRESLHKKAYQIWQGEGEPREGRALANWLQAKSDYGLVLNTTI; translated from the coding sequence ATGACGCCGATGTCATATCCGGAACTCGGAACACGAACGGCGGAGATCCGCCAGCGCCTCGCAGCGGCTGATGCCGTCCTGAATCCAGGCGAAGGCCTGGCGCAGGCGCTGACGCAGGCGGAGGTCGTCGCTAGAACCAACGGGCCGGTCCGCGGTACTCCTCAGCACGAGTTCCTCGCAAACGCGAGGGCATGCACCGCCATGTGGGACCTTGCGGGGATGCTGCGCACCTGCGCCACCCGCGCGCTCGACATGACGGCTCACCTGCGGAACATCACCACCGGCACGGTCGATTTCGGGGTGCCGGCCGCGCCCAACTCGCAAAGTCACTACTTCAAGGATTTCCAGCTTGAGCTGTATGTCGCGGCGCAGTGCATCACGGACAACGTGCCTCACGTCGCGCTGAACCCTGTCCCTAACGCGCCCGACGGCGACCTCTACCTTGAGACTCTTCGTTGCGAGATCAAGCACCCCAACTCGCTCGGCCAGCTGAGCGACTATCTCAAGAAGTTCAACAAGGCACTTCAGGACCGTAACCTGTACGGGGTGTTCGTCACCGGCATTGAAGACATGTTCAGCGTGTTCCCGCCCGAGATGTTCCCCGACGACGCGGCGTTCCAGGCATGGCTCACGCAGAAGCGGCAGGAGGCGGACTTCTACGCGAGGACGTTTTTCCGGATGGCCGCGGGTCGTGACCGTATCCTCGCGACCGTCCAGCTGTGGAGCTTCTGGTACCAGGCCGGAGGCGCGGTGTCGCTTCACCGCGAAGGAAATGCCATCGTCTTCGACCACCGCGCCGGAATCCCGGCTCAACAGCAGCAGGACGCAGAGCGGATCGCCCGGGTCTTCAATCCGCACTTCCGCAGATGGACCCAGATCGAGACGGCCGTCCAAAATCTCATCAGCGACAGCGAAAGGACGCGTCTGCGCGAGTCCCTGCACAAGAAGGCCTACCAGATCTGGCAAGGCGAGGGCGAGCCCAGAGAGGGCCGCGCCCTCGCGAACTGGCTCCAGGCCAAATCCGACTACGGCTTGGTACTGAACACGACGATCTGA
- a CDS encoding DUF1801 domain-containing protein, producing MSTKKTTATSRSVKAKTEVPEKTQSTADRKAAEAQLLTLVDKFAPAHLPLLVAVRKALRKRLPTAIEVVYEYRDSFVISYTPNERGYEGVLALRGSAKGVQLYFNRGKELSDPEKLLQGSGKQTRLIEVENKSTLSQPGVARLIDQALTLNPVPFASTGRGAVVIRSTTASKRTSPKTAPKAVKAAKASGSRQGKKG from the coding sequence ATGAGCACGAAGAAAACAACAGCCACCTCCCGATCAGTGAAAGCAAAAACCGAAGTCCCGGAAAAGACGCAATCGACTGCCGATCGCAAAGCGGCGGAAGCTCAGCTGCTGACACTGGTTGATAAGTTCGCTCCTGCACATTTGCCGCTTCTGGTAGCCGTGCGAAAAGCGCTGCGAAAGCGGCTGCCCACCGCCATCGAAGTGGTGTATGAGTATCGCGACAGCTTCGTGATCAGCTACACCCCGAACGAGCGCGGCTACGAGGGCGTGTTGGCCTTACGCGGAAGTGCCAAAGGCGTTCAACTCTATTTCAATCGGGGCAAGGAATTGTCCGATCCGGAGAAATTGTTGCAGGGATCCGGCAAGCAGACGCGACTGATCGAAGTGGAAAATAAATCGACACTTTCTCAACCGGGAGTAGCTCGACTGATCGATCAAGCCCTCACACTCAATCCGGTGCCCTTCGCGAGTACTGGACGTGGAGCGGTGGTCATTCGATCGACCACAGCCAGCAAGCGGACAAGTCCCAAAACCGCTCCAAAGGCGGTTAAAGCTGCCAAGGCTTCAGGAAGTCGCCAGGGGAAAAAAGGTTGA
- a CDS encoding type 1 glutamine amidotransferase domain-containing protein yields MAGTNRILIIVTNVGEYEKVGFRTGLWLGEMTHFWDVAEQAGYRMDIASPLGGFIPIDPESLAHDVLKMGETDKRYMDRAFMDQLKNTRKVAEVDAANYDAIYMTGGHGVCFDFNKSTDLAKLTAEFYESGKIVSAVCHGPAGLLEVKLSTGDYLIAGKQVTGFSWNEEIKAGREAAVPYNLEEQLQKRGAKYGKAWMAFASHIVEDGRLITGQNPASAEGVGKAVVKQLRKAK; encoded by the coding sequence ATGGCCGGAACAAACAGGATACTCATCATCGTTACGAATGTCGGGGAATACGAAAAAGTCGGCTTTCGAACTGGGCTTTGGCTGGGAGAGATGACGCATTTTTGGGATGTCGCGGAGCAGGCGGGCTATCGAATGGATATCGCTAGTCCTTTGGGCGGTTTCATTCCCATCGATCCCGAAAGCCTCGCTCACGATGTGCTTAAGATGGGCGAGACCGACAAACGATATATGGATCGCGCTTTCATGGATCAATTGAAGAACACCCGGAAAGTCGCCGAGGTCGATGCGGCCAACTACGACGCGATTTATATGACCGGCGGCCATGGTGTCTGTTTCGATTTCAATAAGAGCACCGATCTTGCGAAGTTGACCGCCGAGTTCTACGAGTCCGGCAAGATTGTGTCGGCCGTGTGTCATGGCCCTGCGGGTCTTTTGGAAGTGAAGCTCAGTACTGGCGACTATCTGATTGCCGGGAAGCAGGTGACCGGTTTCTCCTGGAATGAAGAAATCAAAGCGGGTCGGGAAGCAGCGGTGCCCTACAACCTCGAGGAGCAACTGCAAAAGCGGGGCGCCAAGTACGGCAAGGCCTGGATGGCGTTCGCCTCGCATATTGTCGAAGATGGTCGGCTGATCACCGGCCAGAACCCCGCCAGTGCGGAAGGGGTGGGCAAGGCCGTCGTAAAACAGCTTCGAAAAGCCAAATAA
- a CDS encoding anti-sigma factor: MSSETITCPDRPMLIRILEGKAPPEEGEALAQHVENCPQCSAQILRLREESTPVPLSVPPQLQRPWKAFWMFAATLLIVSIAIYCVVQQVHRP; this comes from the coding sequence ATGAGCAGCGAGACAATCACCTGCCCGGATCGCCCGATGTTAATCCGGATACTCGAGGGAAAAGCCCCACCAGAAGAAGGGGAAGCGCTGGCTCAGCACGTCGAAAACTGTCCCCAGTGTTCGGCTCAAATCCTTCGCCTCCGGGAAGAATCAACTCCAGTTCCCTTATCCGTACCCCCACAACTGCAGCGCCCCTGGAAAGCGTTCTGGATGTTCGCGGCCACCCTGCTGATCGTTTCCATAGCCATCTACTGCGTAGTGCAGCAGGTACATCGCCCGTAA